The following nucleotide sequence is from Deltaproteobacteria bacterium.
AGAAAAGACGATGAGGCAAGCATGGGAGCTAATTGATCACCTAACGAGTGATATTTCTTCTCCAACGCCGTCGCGACGTCTGCCACCGCTTCACGAGCACGTATCATTGCAGCGGCCCGTTGAACAAGACGCTCACTGGATTCATCTAATGTATCGGGTGTAGGCAGCGATACCGGCTCACGCAACATCTGATCACGAATTTTGCGAGCGGCACCAAGTACACTATCGGACGTACCCTCGCCGACTCCCGGAATCGTTAAGAGCTGTTCTCTTGATCGTGCAACGAGATCAGCCAGCGTCTGAATGCCGCCGTCACGTAGAGCGGTCCAACGAACACCAGAGACGCCAGCATCTTTCAGCGTTTCGATCGGAATCGCCGCCAACCGTGCACGCTGTTGTTGGTTAGCATACGCATGTGCTTCCTTCTTCAGTGCTGCAGTAGCCATCTCGAGCGGCGCACGAGCAAGCGTCACTTCGCGCTCCACCCGCTCAACCGCCTCACGAGCTGCGACACGAGCGCGACCGCGCGAGGTAATAGCAAATGAGCCCCAGAAGGAACCCGCAATCAACAGATACAAAAGGAATGACAACATACATCACTAAGGCGGGAAATGTCATTCTGAGCGGAGCGAAGAATCTCTTCTCAGGTGTTCTAATAAAAGATCACTATACGACACAGCAACCAAATCATCGTGTGAGATCTGCAAAAGCGCAAGAAACGTCTGACATTGCGCTAGCAGTCGGTCTTTGCCGATCGATCCATTCGTATCAATCGCCTCAATTTCCACAAACATTCCTAATCCATCCACCTGATCGAGATGAAACTTCACGTTGTCAATGAAATAAATCTCACGCTGTTTCTTCACGGCGACACGAACACCAAGTGACGCGGTCAAAATCTCTTTTAAGGCACTACCAGGAGTTGCAGGATATAGCATCACCTGCGCTTGTTTCGGCCCTTCCTGATCTTCACGCTGGTAATACACTAACGCATTCTCAATGTTTCCCTCGCGCAGTTTAAGGCGGCCATGCGGGACGTTGAAGTACGTGTCAGTTTGATGATCCGTGCCACGGAAGTCGGCACCTCGCGAGCACAGGATGTCACGAATTGGTTGGTGACTCGTGCAGCGAGCTTTGATTTCGACATTGAGGTGGGGCTGGCAAGGCCAATGAAAAATGAAAAATGAAGGATTAACAACACGGGACCGCTCCGCTTCTTCTTCATTTTGCATTTTGCATTCTTAATTTTTACTTGCTTCCTAGCGATTCCTAAACTTCCCTTCCCGCTTCTCGCGAAACGCCGAGACCGCTTCACGCATGTCGTCACTCATAAACGTGATCAACCCCATGTGGGCATCAGCATAGGTGATATCGCCAGCGCGATTGGTACTCAGGGCTTTGAAAAATTCTTTCGTGCGACGGAGAGCCATTGGAGGTTTGTTGAGCAGCTTCTGCGCAAAAGCCTCGGCAGCCGATGACAACTGCTCCAGTGGCACGACTTGATTTACTAGACCGATAGTCAATGCCTCTTCAGCAGCTACTTCGTCGCATGTCATCACCAGTTCCTTCGCTTTCGCCATACCAACCAAATTAATCAGCCGCGAAATCGAGCCCCACATATAGGGCACGCCGAGTCGCACTTCAGGAATCCACATCCGCGAACCGGCAGCTGCGATGCGAAAATCACACGCCATGACGAGAGACACCCCACCACCCACCGCAAAACCGTTGACCGCAGCGATGGTGATTTGATCGAGGCGCTCCCACTCGTCCATCACCCGCCAGCCGGTTTTCGCACCGCGGAGCTTAGCGATGTCACTTTGCTGTTTCTGTTTTTCGCCATCGACGCTAGCAGACAACATATTCATGTCTGCCCCGACACAGAACGACCGACCTTTGCCAGTGAGAATAATCACACGAGTTTCTTCGTCATCTTGGAACTCGTGCGAGATGGCAATCATCTCCCGCAAGACTTTTTCATTGATCGGGTTCAGTTTTTCCGGGCGATTGAAATATACCGTCGCTATTGGTCCTGAGCGTTCAACAAGGAATGTCTCATAAGTCATAACGTCCTCAATCTTTTGGGCGCACCCCGTGCGCCCCTACATGTCGGTTACTGATCTCTGGCTCCCGACTCCTGACCCCTGCCTTAATGGGCAGTAAACCCACCATCAATGATGAGTTCGGAACCCGTCACAAACGAAGACTCGTCACTCGCGAGATAAAGCACGCCATAGGCAATGTCATCGACAGTCCCGACCCTGCCGAGTGGATGCGCTTGAACGATGGCCTGCCCGCCCTCTTCTGCTAGTAGCCCACTAACCATCTCCGTGTCGATCACACCGGGATGCACGGAGTTAACGCGGATGTTGTCTTTCGCGTATTCAATTGCCACAGTCTTAGTCAGAATGCGCACCGCACCTTTAGTTCCATGATACGCAGCCGCCATACCAGTACCAACAATGCCAGCGCCCGAAGAGATGTTGATAATCGAGCCGCCACCGGCTTTGCGCATCGCGGGCACGGCATATTTCATTCCTAACCAGGTGCCGGTTTGGTTAATGGCAATGACTTGATTCCACAGCTCCAGGCTGGTTGCTTCTACGCCTTCCATGCGGAAGATACCCGCATTGTTCACGAGGATGTTCAGTTTTCCATAGGAACGAACTGTGGTGTCGACGGCTGTCTGCCAATCCGCTTCTTTCGTCACATCGAGTTTGACGAACGTCGCTTGTCCCCCTTGTTTGACGATATCGGCAGCAACTTTCTGCCCTTGTTCAACAAGGATATCGCTAATAACGACCTTCGCCCCCTCTTTCACAAACAGGCGAGCCTCGGCTTCGCCTTGGCCGCGGGCTGAGCCAGAAATCAAGGCAACTTTTCCATCTAATCGTCCGGCCATAAGTTTCTCCTTTACGTTACGTTTCACGCAACACGCAACACGTTTCACGCGACACGCAACACGCTTCACGCATCACGTTTTACGCCAGTTCAAGCAACAAACCCGCGAGTTCCTTTGGCATCGTCACCATCGCATCATGGCCAGTCGCCAACTCGCGATAGCGCCACTTCTTGTCATTGCGGGTACGCTCGGCAAAGCCGTCAAAGAACCCCATCGCCGGCTTGTTGCAATAGATGTAGGTCCGCGGCAACGTTGCTACTGCATCATTGAGTAAATGCACTGGCGTAGTAATCGTCTTAGCCGGATGCGGTACGAGTTTTGGTTTCACCCACCGAACATCAGCCTCAGCAAACACCCCATACTGTTCGACAGGAAACGGCGGCATGAACCCGCCTGCGGTTTGGGCCAGTTGACGAATGGCTTCGCGACGCTCAGGCGTAGTGATATCGACAAGCGCCTGCCCATCCTGCGGGACAAACGCATCAAGATACACAAGGTG
It contains:
- a CDS encoding enoyl-CoA hydratase/isomerase family protein; this encodes MTYETFLVERSGPIATVYFNRPEKLNPINEKVLREMIAISHEFQDDEETRVIILTGKGRSFCVGADMNMLSASVDGEKQKQQSDIAKLRGAKTGWRVMDEWERLDQITIAAVNGFAVGGGVSLVMACDFRIAAAGSRMWIPEVRLGVPYMWGSISRLINLVGMAKAKELVMTCDEVAAEEALTIGLVNQVVPLEQLSSAAEAFAQKLLNKPPMALRRTKEFFKALSTNRAGDITYADAHMGLITFMSDDMREAVSAFREKREGKFRNR
- a CDS encoding class IV adenylate cyclase → MQNEEEAERSRVVNPSFFIFHWPCQPHLNVEIKARCTSHQPIRDILCSRGADFRGTDHQTDTYFNVPHGRLKLREGNIENALVYYQREDQEGPKQAQVMLYPATPGSALKEILTASLGVRVAVKKQREIYFIDNVKFHLDQVDGLGMFVEIEAIDTNGSIGKDRLLAQCQTFLALLQISHDDLVAVSYSDLLLEHLRRDSSLRSE
- a CDS encoding glucose 1-dehydrogenase — its product is MAGRLDGKVALISGSARGQGEAEARLFVKEGAKVVISDILVEQGQKVAADIVKQGGQATFVKLDVTKEADWQTAVDTTVRSYGKLNILVNNAGIFRMEGVEATSLELWNQVIAINQTGTWLGMKYAVPAMRKAGGGSIINISSGAGIVGTGMAAAYHGTKGAVRILTKTVAIEYAKDNIRVNSVHPGVIDTEMVSGLLAEEGGQAIVQAHPLGRVGTVDDIAYGVLYLASDESSFVTGSELIIDGGFTAH
- a CDS encoding alpha/beta hydrolase; amino-acid sequence: MATYVLVHGAWHGGWCWQRVTPFLRAAGHEVWTPTLTGLGERSHLANPDIDLNTHIHDIVNVLEYEHLQKVILVGHSYGGMVITGVSNEVPDRLTHLVYLDAFVPQDGQALVDITTPERREAIRQLAQTAGGFMPPFPVEQYGVFAEADVRWVKPKLVPHPAKTITTPVHLLNDAVATLPRTYIYCNKPAMGFFDGFAERTRNDKKWRYRELATGHDAMVTMPKELAGLLLELA